From the Hyphomicrobiaceae bacterium genome, the window ATAGCGGGGAAGTTGAACGGCGTGATGCCGGCGACGACGCCGAGCGGCTGACGGTCAGACCATGAGTCGATGTCGGGGCCGACGTTGCGCGAATATTCGCCCTTCAAAAGATGCGGTATGCCGCACGCGAAATCGACGACGTCGATGCCGCGCTGAAGCTCGCCAAGCGCGTCGGCGTGGGTCTTGCCATGTTCGGCGGAAATAGCTCGCGCAATTTTATCGGCGTTCTTTTCCAGCAGCTCCTTGAACTTGAACATCGGCTTTACGCGCTTGGTCGGCGGCGTGGTGGCCCAAGTCGCGGCAGCTTTCTTTGCCACCGCGACGGCCGCATTGACTTCCGCCACCTCTGAGAGCGGAAGGCGCGCGACTTCCTCGCCGGTGGCTGGATTGAATACGGGGGAGAAGCGCTGGGACGCCGAAGCTACTTTGCGTCCGCCGATGCCATTCGGGATCGTTTCCATAATCAACAGTCTCGTCGTTGCTTGTTATTTATAAGTTAGCTCGCCTTGAGGGCCTTGGTCATAATGTCGAAGAGCTGGTCGATCTGGTCCTTCGAAATAATGAGAGGCGGTGACAGAGCGATAATGTCTCCGGTCTGGCGGATCAGAAGTCCAGCTTCGAATGCCTTGATGAACAGATCGAAGGCGCGTTTGGCAGGCTGGCCTGGGATCGGTTCGACCTCGATAGCTCCGATCAGACCGATGTTACGCAGATCGATGACGTGCGGCATGCCGCGTAGGGCGTGCAGGCGCTCTTCCCAGTAGGGCGCAAGTTCCTTGGCGCGTGTGAGGAGTCCTTCCTCCTGATAGGTATCGAGTGTCGCGATGCAAGCCGCCGAGGCAATTGGATGCCCGGAGTACGTGTAGCCATGGAAGAAGTCGATCACGTCCTCCGGTCCTTGCATGAACGCATCAAACACCTTGGAGGAAACGAACACGCCGCCGAAAGGAACGACGCCGTTGGTGATACCTTTCGCGGTGGTGATGATGTCGGGCGTGACACCGAAGTAGTCGGTGCCGAAGGGAGCGCCAAGGCGCCCGAACGCAGTTATCACCTCATCGAAGATCAACAGAATGTCGTGCTTTGCGCAGATCGCCGCCAATCTCTCCAGGTAGCCGTTGGGCGGAATGAGAACGCCCGTCGAGCAGGCGACCGGCTCGACTATGCAGGCTGCGATGGTTGAGGCGTCGTGCAGGGCCACGAGCCTTTCCAGATCATCCGCAAGCTCAGCGCCGTGTGCGGGTTGTCCGCGCGAAAAAGCATTGCGGGCGAGATCATGCGTGTGGCGAAGGTGATCGACGCCGGGAAGCAGCGCGCCGAACATCTTGCGATTATTCGAAATGCCGCCGACGGACGTCCCACCGAAATTGACACCGTGGTAGCCCCGCTCGCGTCCGATCATGCGGACCTTGGTGGCGTTGCCTTTTGCGCGATGGTAGGCGATCGCCATTTTCAGAGCGGTCTCAACGGACTCCGAACCCGAGTTTGTGAAAAACACGTTCTCGAAGCCCTTGGGCGCAATGTTGACAAGACGCGACGCGGCCTCGAATGCCTTGTCATGCCCCATCTGGAAGGTTCCGGCATAGTCTAGAGTTGCGGCCTGCTTGGCGACCGCCTCCGCGATTTTGGGGCGGCAGTGCCCGGCATTCACGCACCAAAGCCCTGCGGTGCCGTCCAGCACCTTGCGGCCGTCGTCGGTTACGTAATGCATGTCTTTAGCGCCGACGAAAATACGCGGCGCTTTCTTGAATTGCCGGTTTGCGGTGAAAGGCATCCAGAAGGCTGAAAGATCG encodes:
- a CDS encoding aspartate aminotransferase family protein, yielding MAMNIHSKTNDLSAFWMPFTANRQFKKAPRIFVGAKDMHYVTDDGRKVLDGTAGLWCVNAGHCRPKIAEAVAKQAATLDYAGTFQMGHDKAFEAASRLVNIAPKGFENVFFTNSGSESVETALKMAIAYHRAKGNATKVRMIGRERGYHGVNFGGTSVGGISNNRKMFGALLPGVDHLRHTHDLARNAFSRGQPAHGAELADDLERLVALHDASTIAACIVEPVACSTGVLIPPNGYLERLAAICAKHDILLIFDEVITAFGRLGAPFGTDYFGVTPDIITTAKGITNGVVPFGGVFVSSKVFDAFMQGPEDVIDFFHGYTYSGHPIASAACIATLDTYQEEGLLTRAKELAPYWEERLHALRGMPHVIDLRNIGLIGAIEVEPIPGQPAKRAFDLFIKAFEAGLLIRQTGDIIALSPPLIISKDQIDQLFDIMTKALKAS